In Aquiflexum balticum DSM 16537, a single genomic region encodes these proteins:
- a CDS encoding glycosyltransferase family 4 protein, whose product MKKPKVLIDVYYLYVAQTGIKTYITSLCEEIASREETGFEYIISPDFQKVKESDFFRGKTAKWKNIYFQLLYFLRKQLVLPFLSFYHKADLVFSPDILSPLWSRGKKVSVIHDTFFWDNPEHYQSLWLKYYLYFLKNGLKRNGEIITITHYSKERLREIKDFRHIPKRVVYPATGNTLRNENLKNIQPLDFPFFLHVGVMEKRKNLGMLIEAFAELVQQNDFKEFKLVLVGQKGPRETLDDFDHLQSLVQKLNLKEKVVFPGYVSQEELAAYFQHAVAYVFPSLNEGFGLPILEAFSYGLPVIISRQGALMEVADEAALVLEENTKDDLKMKMELLIKNESLRKELAEKGRNRLQEFSTEKFFLSLEDTFKQILNG is encoded by the coding sequence ATGAAAAAGCCTAAGGTACTTATAGATGTATATTACCTTTATGTCGCCCAGACAGGCATCAAAACCTATATCACTTCCCTATGTGAAGAAATTGCTTCCAGGGAAGAAACAGGTTTTGAGTATATCATCAGCCCGGATTTTCAAAAAGTAAAAGAGAGTGATTTTTTTAGAGGCAAAACGGCTAAATGGAAAAACATTTATTTTCAATTGCTCTATTTTCTGCGCAAACAGCTTGTTCTTCCATTTTTATCCTTTTATCATAAAGCAGATTTGGTGTTCAGTCCGGACATCCTCAGTCCGTTATGGTCTAGGGGCAAGAAAGTGTCAGTGATACATGATACCTTTTTTTGGGACAACCCGGAACATTACCAAAGTCTGTGGCTCAAATATTATTTGTATTTCCTCAAAAATGGTTTGAAAAGGAATGGAGAAATCATCACTATTACCCATTACTCCAAAGAGCGTTTGAGGGAAATAAAAGACTTTAGACACATTCCAAAAAGAGTGGTGTACCCGGCAACAGGTAATACGCTGAGGAATGAAAATCTGAAAAATATCCAACCATTAGATTTCCCATTCTTCCTTCATGTAGGTGTGATGGAAAAAAGAAAAAATTTAGGGATGCTGATTGAAGCCTTTGCTGAATTGGTCCAGCAAAATGATTTTAAGGAATTTAAACTCGTACTTGTTGGTCAAAAAGGCCCAAGAGAAACCTTGGATGACTTCGATCATCTTCAGTCTTTGGTGCAGAAACTCAACTTGAAAGAAAAAGTGGTTTTCCCCGGATATGTTTCTCAGGAAGAATTGGCTGCTTATTTCCAACATGCCGTTGCCTATGTTTTCCCATCACTCAATGAAGGATTTGGGTTACCCATTTTGGAAGCTTTTTCCTATGGGTTACCGGTAATCATTTCCAGACAAGGGGCCTTGATGGAAGTAGCTGATGAAGCTGCCCTGGTTTTGGAAGAAAATACCAAAGATGACCTAAAGATGAAAATGGAGCTTTTGATAAAAAATGAGAGCCTGAGAAAGGAACTGGCAGAAAAAGGCAGAAACAGACTTCAGGAATTTTCCACGGAAAAGTTTTTCCTATCTTTGGAGGATACTTTTAAACAGATTCTGAATGGGTAA